The Drosophila subobscura isolate 14011-0131.10 chromosome A, UCBerk_Dsub_1.0, whole genome shotgun sequence genome includes the window CGTGGCCAACGACTTGAGTCCCGAGATGCTTGACGACATGCCACCCCCAGGCACCGCATCCATCAGCACAAATGGCGCAAGCAACAATGTCCTCGACGGCGACGACACCAACGATGGTGTGGCCGTGGATCTTGACGACGAGAGCCAAGGCGCAGGTAAGCTCATCTCCCCACCAAATGACCCGTCTTCCTTCTGTTTGCGATGTTAATTTTGGTctcctccacatccacaggTGGGCGCAACACTGCAACAGAGTCGGAGACCGAGAATGAGAACACCAATCCGGCCGCTTTAACGCCGCTAAATGTGGGCGAGGCCAAGAGCAATGCCACTGCCGTGGGAGCCGCCCTGCAGGATGGCGACTCCAACTTTGTGTCGAACGATTCCACCTCCCAGGAGCCGATCATCGATGACAACGATGGAACCACACAGACAACGGCCACCACGTCCACAGAAGACGGTGAACCAATTGGGATCGGCATTGGCCTGGGCAGCGGTGGCACACCTCTGGCCTCCGACTCAGAAAGCAACCTCGAGGCGCCTCTAAACACCAATCGCTTGAATGCGGCCGGGCCAGTGCAGCCGAGcaagccacagagccagcctTCGACCCAGaaccagacacagacactgagCCCgacccacaacaacagcaagcagcagatcAACAATGGTCAGGCGACTCCAGCGGAACAGCCGCCAGCAAAGGGAGGaccggcaacggcaacggccgCTGCCAACGGCAATGGTAATGGCAATGGAGTGTTGGGGGTCAACGATCTCGATGatggcgaggaggaggaagatgaGGAGGACGagctggacgaggaggagaacaACGAGGATGCGGAGCTAGAAGCTGAtgagagcaacagcagcaacagcaatgcgCGCGAGAgcaaactgcagcagctggcggacTCCGCTGGAGCGGGAAAGGTGGCTACAACAGTCACCGAGACGGTGGCGGCGGCCATCGAGCCGATTAAGGGGGCGGCAACGGAGACGACGTTGTCATCGCCTGCCATTGGACAGAAGCGTACGGCCCTGCACTGTGAGATGGAGCTGAGCAATGCGCCAGCCGGGGCAGTGGGTGGCGGTGACAAGTCGCCGGAGCTGAAGAAGCTGCGCAGCGAATGAGTTGGGAGCAGGAATCATCGatcatcgatcgatcgatcggttTGGCTCGCTTCGGATCGGTTccgttcggttcggttcggttcggttcggctcgCCGCGTATCTGGTGGaaagacatatgtatgtagtgcAGTTGAGTCGACCTAGAGACATAGAGCAACATTACCTACACTTTACCACAACAACATTCAAGAAATTGTACTATTAAGCAActaattatacatacatataatatattatatatatatacacaccccacacacccacacacactcgaaaaCATATAACGAGaagcaaacacaaagcaaCACTCACCAcacagcaccacacacacactgcacacacCATGCATGCTACAACAAACATAACAGGACACAGCAGGACCAAGGATGCTCGCATCCCGATCCAGCAGAAGACATTTCAATAACAGGAGAAGGCGACtcggattcagattcagatacagatgcagatacagatttGGAGCATTGCAGCGTTAAACGTAACataatggaatgaaatggaagcaAAATACACACACCTTACGTGAATAGTAACTAAAGCGAGATCAGATGATATTTTTACACAGTCGAaatgaacatttaattataaagaaatttaCAAATGCCGCAGTTGCcccacaaaacagaaaaccgaaaacagaaaacagaaaacgaagAAAGCATGAACTAAAAAAGTATGAAgaaacaataattataataaaacaaaaataatttatatacataggtatttaaatttaacaataaatcaaaactGTCGCATGTACACGCATCCCCCAAagcccccaccccacccctcaGTATATTTGCACATtcacgcgctctctctctctctctctccccacacacacacataaaacacaacaatcaaaaagaaaacaaaaactcatttcaacaataagaaaaaacatttttgtggtcGTAATTgtaataatataatttatattttatgtgtacaacttttttttttaactatacatatacagaatttttataatttatacgataatcacacacacacacacacacacacactcttcaTTTGGTTTTGCCCGCAAGGATacggctggcaggcaggcagacaaacGACGTCGAGCAACAACATTTAAATTCCTATTCGTCGCTAGGCCCCGGCCGATATCTGGCTACCACGATGCACTCATGCACTCCTGTACGCGTAGCAGCAAATGCTCAGCTCCCGCCACCTGTgcgagctgtggctgtggttcgATTCGGTTCGGTTTCGGACTCCGAAAATCAACATCTCAAAATTataatcatttttattattaatagcATAAGTCCAAataaattgtgaaatattAAGAGAACATCGCATCAGAAAGAAACCATGGATCCTTCGAGTTGGATTGTTGTGACAAAGATTACAGCGGCCGGAGATCTTTGAATGCTCCTGAGGAATAGGCAGTGTGGCGTATATGGTTTTTTGAAAAGGCGCTAGGTCGTAGTCAATCGATATCGATTAAAGTCATGCATATCTGACCCAGCGTCGATAGTGTAGCGACTAGAGATGAGCGTGTAAGTGATTTTTGATCACGCGATATTTGTGACTGAGGCTGAAAATATCAGTGACAATAAGCAATAAGCATGCTCTGATTTTCTATTAGGAAAACTAAATAACAAGGCTTttataaaactaaaattacaaaataaggGAATTAGCTGTTGCATTTCGCACTGCTTGACAAAATtggcaaataacaaaaagaagtcTACCGAAAGCAGTGACTGGTGGCTTAAGAATATCAGTGATTGCTACCAGGGAACGTAAAGTTGTGCCTTGGGGAGAAAGATATCCTCGAATTGAGGAAATGAGGAAAATCTCAGGACAATCAATGCGAAAACAATTCAATCTGTGTTGGAGATCTATTTCAACGAAATTTTGCAGAATATAGATATagaaaatttgtataaaaagcATGTCAATCTAAGAtaaagtttttgttaattattataaGCAGTTGATTAAATGGATTTATATTATTAAGTATagcaaatatataattttggttgacctttttagttttaaccttaTTATGCAATCAATTGAGGAAAGATGTATCATAAAATCAGCTAATCCTGCGGAGAATTGAAGGATAATTtgagtaaaattacatttttaaagctgagagtcctaaccaGCTGGTAACAATAAATTGAACCTCAAAATTGAGGAAATTGATTTTAGGTTCACGGTATATTATGAAAAtcaaaaagtatatttcggtatattgtCGAGGCCctcacggtatatttgatcgataattccgcggtcacactgctgaaggagacaaaaaaaaaacaacacacggAAACATATACAATTGTATGTGAGTAATTTAGCACTTTTTCGCTAGTGCCACGACTGCCGACGATCGGGACACCACTGGTCCCGCTCCCCGCTACACACCATCAACAaaggctggagcagcagccataatATCTGATAATTGGAGAGAaatgagccagagccagtggcatggcatggcagtgTAGTGTAGCGTAACATTTGCCACTAGGCCGCCCCCGTAAATTGACTTGTGGCTTGACATTTTCAGTGCTGCTGCGGATGAAGCGGACTGTGAACTGTGATTGaacagtggccagtggccggGAGCAATGCAGCTGTGACTATGCGACAACAAACGATCTCACCAGAAGATCCAACTaccaccagcaccaacaccaacaccagcagcagcgctagCTAAAAATTAAGCCTCTACTCCGCTTAGACGAGCAGCAGTGCGTGTGCATCGGGTCACAGACAGGCGGCACACGTCCAGCCAACTAATCAACgcagcaaccaaccaaccaacaagaGGCGGCTGAGCCGGCTGAGCAGAACCAACCAATGTTGCTAGTGCGGCAGCTGTTTGGCGCATCGGCAAACTCATGGGTGCGGGCCCTTGTCATCTTCGTGCTCGCCTGGGTGGCACTCGTCTACGTGTTCGTGGTGAAGCTGACCAGCACACAGGGCCAGCAGGCGACGGGAGAGAACGAGATCAGTGCGCGCCGCATCACCCaggccctgcagctgctcgagcaCACGAAGCAGCGCAACGCGGAGCTCAAGCAGCTCATTGATGAGTTGATGAGGTACGGCTTACATCCCACTCaccccaccagccaccagagAGCAGCCGCAATCCGGCCATGCGGCATTCATATGCTGATTAGACTGACAATTGGCGCACCGCGTtctggctgtgctgtgctggctggctggctggctggctggctggcggttAATTATGCATGGCACGACTTTGCGCACTCACTCCTCTCcgaatctctctctttcagcgACCAGCTGGACAAACAGAGCGCCCTGAAGCTAGTACAAAAGTTGGAGAACGATCCACTGAACCCAAAGCAGGGGCTGGAGAGTCTGGGAGCGGAGCCCGAGGGGTTTTTTGATTCTGCACCCGCAGATCTGAGGGGCTGGAACAATGGCGAAGGTGGCAACGATCCGCAGGCAGATCTCTTGGCAGGTGACGATCTGGCGCATGGCGAACCCAGTCTGGAGTACGAGTTTACGCGGCGACGCATCCAGACGAACATTGGGGAGATCTGGAACTACTTCAGCAGCGAGCTGGCCAAGATCAGCAAGGTGGTGGCCAGCAAGGGGCACAAAGAGCTGGAGGAGTCCATCAGCCAGGTGCTGGTGCAGGGTGCAGAGCACAAGCGATCGCTCCTCAGCGACATGGAGCACATGCGTCGCTCGGACGGCTACGAGACCTGGCGCCACAAGGAGGCCAGAGACTTGAGCGACTTGGTACAGCGGCGTCTCAACCACCTGCAGAATCCCAGCGACTGTCAAAATGCTCGCAAACTCGTCTGCAAGCTCAATAAGGTGAGGAGACTTCGCTGCCCATTCTTCCAGTTTACTAATCGCATCTCTGTGTGTCCCTagggctgtggctatggctgtcAGCTGCACCATGTGGTTTACTGCTTTATTGTGGCCTATGCCACGGAGCGCACCATGATCCTCAAGTCGCGTGGCTGGCGCTATCACAAGGGTGGCTGGGAGGAGGTTTTCCAGCCGATCTCGAAGGGTTGCCACAACGCGGGCACCGCCAATGCCTACAACTGGCCGGGCAAGCCCAATACTcaggtgctggtgctgccgatCATTGACTCGCTGATGCCGCGACCGCCGTACCTGCCGCTGGCCGTGCCCGAGGATCTGGCGCCGCGTCTCAAGCGACTGCACGGTGATCCCATTGTCTGGTGGGTGGGCCAGTTCCTGAAGTACCTTCTGCGACCGCAGCAGCCGACGCGCGAATTCCTCTTCGCCGGCATGCGAAACCTGGGCTTTGAGCGTCCCATTGTGGGgtaagctgcagctggcgaGTCTTTTCCCTCTCGAACTCTATACTAaccaattgtttttgttgatgttgcagCGTTCATGTGCGTCGCACGGATAAGGTGGGCACGGAGGCGGCATGCCACAGCATCGGGGAGTACATGACTCATGTGGAGGACTACTACCGCACGCTGGAGATCAACGGGAGCAGCGTGGTGCGACGCGTCTTCCTAGCCTCAGACGACGCCAACGTCATCGAAGAGGCACGCGAAAAGTATCCGCACTATCAGATCATCGGTGATCCAGAGGTGGCTCGCATGGCGTCCGTCTCCACGCGCTACACGGACACCGCGCTCAACGGGATCATACTGGACATCCACCTGCTGTCCATGTCCGACCATCTGGTGTGCACCTTCTCCTCGCAGGTCTGCCGCACGGCCTACGAGATCATGCAGACCATGTACCCGGATGCCTCGCATCGCTTCAAATCGCTGGACGACATCTACTATTACGGCGGTCAGAATGCGCACAATCGTCGCGTGGTCATTGCCCACAGTCCGCGCACCCACGAGGATCTTCAGCTGCGTGTGGACGATCTAGTATCGGTGGCTGGCAACCACTGGGACGGCAACTCCAAGGGCAAGAACACGCGCACCAATCAGGTCGGTCTCTTTCCCTCCTTCAAGGTGGAGGAGAAAATTGACACCGCCAAGCTGCCCCTATATCCGGGTGTCTAGTTCcagttacagttacaaatCCCAACGCATCTTCAACCATCGACCAGTGGCAAATGTTGTTGACTAACGTTTTGCCAGTTGTTCCCCAATAAGGTTTACTTTTTGGAGAATCTCTTCTGCCGCATTCCGACCTGGAAGCTAAGGTGTTTGTGGTGCTgcaagttcaagttcaaattTAGATACAGAATCTATGGAATGTGGAATCTCGTaatgtggaatgtggaatgtggaatCTCCAGTTCGATAGCTCTctcaatacacacacacacacacacacacacaaatatttcccacacacactgtcTCCTCACTTGACCTTGGTGTATGTTCCCGTTACGTTCCTGTTGCACTCACACCGTTGGTGCGCACTCACTTATCTCAACTCTTATTTAATTCTGCATTTTTTGTAAAgccttttattattatactATAAGTCGAAGCCGAAGAAATTATGATGACAAGATTGTAAAAGTCCTTTTTTATTACATTGTAAATCGTAGCCGAAGAAACATTGAtgacaagcaaaaacaaagcaaaaacacataaatacttatacatatataagtaaattatatatataaataggAGCAGTGCAGTGCATGTAGGGTTCAGTAAGCGCAATATAGTGTAACCTctgtaaaataaaacaaaaacagtctACGTAAACACAATCGTCAatagaacaaacaaaaatgtaataaatagtAAAGTTTTAAAAAAGAGCTCAATCGCCGCACGCATTCTGCATTATTTacgctctttctttcttgaaTCAGCTGGCTGGATCAGTGCTGTTCCGTATCCATCATCCAGTGTTTGCACACCGGGATTTGTCGACATCtgtgaa containing:
- the LOC117903857 gene encoding hyphally regulated cell wall protein 3 produces the protein MANGKATVSFFENGSTTQFEYCFKLYPQVLKMKAEKRSKKPQELIRLDQWYQNDLPRLIKARGKDAHMVYDELVQTMKWKQSRGKFYPQLSYLVKVNTPRAVMQETKKAFRKLPNLEQAITALSNLKGVGTTMASALLAAAAPDRAPFMADECLMAIPEIEGIDYTTKEYLNFVNHIQSTVERLNAEVGGETPHWSPHRVELALWSHYVANDLSPEMLDDMPPPGTASISTNGASNNVLDGDDTNDGVAVDLDDESQGAGGRNTATESETENENTNPAALTPLNVGEAKSNATAVGAALQDGDSNFVSNDSTSQEPIIDDNDGTTQTTATTSTEDGEPIGIGIGLGSGGTPLASDSESNLEAPLNTNRLNAAGPVQPSKPQSQPSTQNQTQTLSPTHNNSKQQINNGQATPAEQPPAKGGPATATAAANGNGNGNGVLGVNDLDDGEEEEDEEDELDEEENNEDAELEADESNSSNSNARESKLQQLADSAGAGKVATTVTETVAAAIEPIKGAATETTLSSPAIGQKRTALHCEMELSNAPAGAVGGGDKSPELKKLRSE
- the LOC117903854 gene encoding alpha-(1,6)-fucosyltransferase — translated: MLLVRQLFGASANSWVRALVIFVLAWVALVYVFVVKLTSTQGQQATGENEISARRITQALQLLEHTKQRNAELKQLIDELMSDQLDKQSALKLVQKLENDPLNPKQGLESLGAEPEGFFDSAPADLRGWNNGEGGNDPQADLLAGDDLAHGEPSLEYEFTRRRIQTNIGEIWNYFSSELAKISKVVASKGHKELEESISQVLVQGAEHKRSLLSDMEHMRRSDGYETWRHKEARDLSDLVQRRLNHLQNPSDCQNARKLVCKLNKGCGYGCQLHHVVYCFIVAYATERTMILKSRGWRYHKGGWEEVFQPISKGCHNAGTANAYNWPGKPNTQVLVLPIIDSLMPRPPYLPLAVPEDLAPRLKRLHGDPIVWWVGQFLKYLLRPQQPTREFLFAGMRNLGFERPIVGVHVRRTDKVGTEAACHSIGEYMTHVEDYYRTLEINGSSVVRRVFLASDDANVIEEAREKYPHYQIIGDPEVARMASVSTRYTDTALNGIILDIHLLSMSDHLVCTFSSQVCRTAYEIMQTMYPDASHRFKSLDDIYYYGGQNAHNRRVVIAHSPRTHEDLQLRVDDLVSVAGNHWDGNSKGKNTRTNQVGLFPSFKVEEKIDTAKLPLYPGV